A region of the Deltaproteobacteria bacterium HGW-Deltaproteobacteria-6 genome:
GTCAAGAAAGAGGAAACTCCCGTTAAAGAAGAAACGAAGCCTGAGCAGGCTGAAGCAGCGGTTCCGCCCGTTCATGAAGCGCCGCCCGCCGAACCGGCTGTGGAAACGAAGCCTGTACAACCGGCGCCTGTGATACTTCCCGTCAAAATCAAACAACCGCCGGTGATTCTCCCGGTAAGACCGCCGATGATGTCCCGGCATAAAATCACGAGGCCCGAAGAAAAAAAGGAAATTCCGGCCAAAGCTCCCATTCCGAAGCCGGGGGAAAGAATCGTTCCACCGCCGCCGGAGAAAATCATCAAACGGGAATTTGAAAAGCCCAAGAAGAAAGGCAAGGGGCCGGTTGAGGTTTTTATTGAAGAGGAAAAAGAAGTTCCGCGCCGCAAGGTCTTGGAAAAGAAGATTGAAAAGAAGTTAAAAAAAGTTGATGAAGACCGGGAAGTTATTTTCGGCAAATGGCGCGAAGAGAAAAAGTCTGCTCCCGTCAAAATGAAGAAAACCGAAATTACGGTGCCCAAAGCCATCAAACGGCGCATTCGGGTGGGTGAAACCATTACCACCGGTGAACTGGCCAAAAGAATGGGGGTCAAGGTCGGAGAGGTCATCAACAAACTGATGGGAATGGGCGTCATGGCCACCATCAACCAGTCCATCGATTTTGATATCATCACCCTGGTTGCTTCTGAATTCAGCTTTCAGGTGGAAAAAGCGGAAGTGGAATTTGAAGACACGATGCTGAAACCTGAAGTCGCCTCGGAAAATCTCCAGCCGCGGGCTCCGATCGTCACGATTATGGGGCATGTTGATCACGGCAAAACGTCGCTTCTCGATGCCATCCGGCAGACCAATGTCATTGACGGGGAGGCGGGCGGTATCACGCAGGCTATTGGCGCGTATCACGTGCATATCAACGGCCGCGACATCGTTTTTCTGGATACGCCCGGCCATGAAGCTTTTACCGCCATGCGCGCACGCGGCGCCCAGGTCACGGACATCGTGGTTCTGGTGGTGGCGGCGGACGACGGCGTCATGGATCAAACCATTGAGGCCATCAACCACTCCAGGGTGGCCGGTGTGCCGATCATTGTGGCCATCAATAAAATTGACAAGCCGGGCGCCGATCCCGAAAAAATCAAACAGGCACTCACCGAGCACGGGCTTTTGTCCGAGCAGTGGGGCGGCGACACGATTTTTTGCGAAGTATCCGCCAAGAAGAAAACCGGCATTGAAGAACTGCTGGAAATGATTCTTCTGCAGGCGGATGTGCTGGAACTCAAGGCCGATCCCGATTTGTCCGCGCGCGGTATTATCATCGAAGCGAAACTGGACCGTGGACGCGGGCCGGTGGCGACCGTCCTGATTCAGCAGGGGACCCTGCGGGAAGGGGATGCTTTTGTTTCCAAAACCGAATTCGGCCGTGTCCGGGCGATGAACAATGATCAGGGCCGCCGCGTCAAGGAGGCCGGACCTGCCATGCCGGTGGAAGTCATCGGATTTTCCAGCGTTCCCCAGACGGGGGCGGAATTTGTCTGTGTGGAGGATGAAAAGAAAGCGCGCAATATCGCCGAATACTGGATCAGGAAAGCCAGAGAAAAAGAGCTTTCCGCTTCCTCCAAAATTACACTGGAGCAATTGTACCAGAAGATCAAAGAGGGCGTGAAGGATTTGAACGTCATTATCAAAGCCGACGTGCAGGGGTCCATCGAAGCGCTTTCCGACGCGCTCCATAAGCTTTCCACTGAAGATGTTCAGATGAAAGTGATTCACAGCTCGACGGGAGCCATCAGCGAAACGGATGTCATGCTGGCTTCCGCATCCAACGCGATCATTATCGGATTTAACGTCAGACCGGATGCCCGGGTGAGTGAACTGGCTTCGCAGGAAGGCGTGGAAATCAAGCTCTACGATATCATTTACAATGTCATTGCCGATGTGCGTGCCGCCATGGAAGGCCTCCTCGAACCGGAATACAAAGAGGTGGTGCAGGGACGTGCCGAAGTCCGTGAGCTTTTCAAGGTGCCTAAAGTCGGCATTATTGCCGGTTGTCATGTGATCGACGGCAAAATCACGCGTTCAGCCGGTGTTAAACTGGTGCGCGACAGCGTGGTCGTATTCGACGGCAAAATCCTTTCGCTGAGACGCTTTAAAGACGACGCCAAGGAAGTGTTGACCGGTTTCGACTGCGGCATCGGCATCGAAGGCTATAACGATATTCGGGTAGGAGACGTCATCGAGGCGTATATCATCGAGACGCTGGAAAGAAAATTATAGCAGTTGGCTTGAGCAATGCTTTATGGTTATCGGCTACGGAATAATTCAATTACGGATTCCGGAATCCGGCTCTTTGAAGGAAAAAAGAAGCGTTTTGAATAAAATCATAAAACGCGTGCAAAATGAGTTTAACATTTCCATCGCCCAGGTGGGCGATCTGGATCATCATCAGTTCGCCGAAATCGGATTTGCGATGACCGGTAATGAGTCGCGCTACATCAACGGCAAAGCCGATCATCTGCTTCGGTTTATTGGTGATTTAGAAGTGGCGGAAGTGCTGAACTCGAAAATGGAAATTATGGTGGTTTCGGATTTTCTGGAAGCGACCGATTGGGAAGCAGGCAAGTACGATGAGTAGTTTTAAAAGAGCGGACAGAGTAGGCGAGTTGATTATGGCGGAAATGGCCGATATTCTGCTCAAAGTTGTGAAAGATCCCCGTCTGCACGCGGTGACGATTACGGCAGTCAAAATGACGGATGATTTGCGTAACGCCAGAATTTATTTTGTTGAGATGGGCAAAGATGAATGCAGCAAAGATGTTATGGCGGGCCTCAGCAAAGCCAAGGGATTTGTAAGGCGGGAACTGGGCCATCGTCTGCAGCTTCGCTTGGTACCGGATATTGTTTTTGTGCATGACAAGTCTTTCGGCTACGGCAACCGTATTGAAAAACTGCTGGCCGGAATCGCCAAACAGGATGAAGATAATGGTTAAAGAAATACTGGCGGCGATTTCGCAAGGGAAGAAATTTTTGATCACAGCGCATGTTCGGCTGGATGGAGACGCGTTGGGTTCTGAACTGGCGCTGTATTTGATGTTAAAGGATTTAGGCAAGGAGGCGGTGATTTACAATCAGGATCCCACGCCTGAGCACTACCGGTTTTTGCCCGCAGCTGAGGATATTGTTCACGACCTTGCGCATCTGGAAAGATACGATGTCGCTTTTATTCTGGATTGTTCCGAACTTGACCGTGTGGGCAAAATTGCCGAAAAAGTGGCCACGATTAAGACGTTGATTAATATTGATCACCATGTATCCAATGGCGGGTTTTGCAAATTGAGATTGCTGGATCCCAAGGCCAGCTCTACCGGCGAACTTCTCTATCGTTTGATGCGCAGGATGCACGTGAAGATGACAAAAGACATCTGTACGAATCTGTACGCGGCTATTTTGACGGATACGGGCGGTTTCCGCTATTCCAGCACGCATCAGGAAACGCTCAGGGCGGCAGGCGATCTGGTGGAAGGCGGTGCGGAACCCCAGTGGATTTCCGAAAATATTTATGAAAATGATCCGCCGGCCAAGATTCAGCTATTGTCCAGGGTTCTGGAAACGTTGACTCTGGATATGGAAAACAGAACGGCGTCGCTAACGGTCATGTGGAAGCACCTGCAGGACACCGGCGCCACGATGGAACAGACCGACGGGTTTGTGGATATTCCCCGGACCGTCAGAGGGATTGACATTGCGATGCTCTATACGCAAATGGGAGAAAAACAGTTTAAGCTGAGCCTGCGTTCCAAAGGCAAGGTCAATGTGGAGAAAATAGCCCGGAAATTCGGCGGCGGCGGTCATGTCAACGCGGCGGCTTGCCGGATCGACGGCGATATCGAGGCCATTAAGTTGCGGGTGCAAGAAGCGGTCAAAGAGTTGTAGGGCTTATGGACGGTATCGTGGTGATTGACAAACCGGCAGGCGTAACTTCCCATGATGTCGTGAGTGAAGTCAAAAAGATCCTGGGCGCTAAGAAAGCAGGTCATACCGGGACGCTGGATCCGCTGGCGACCGGTGTTTTGCCGGTTTGCCTCAATGAGGCGACAAAACTGGCGCCGTTTTTATCGGCCCAGAACAAAACATATCTGGCGACCATGCTGCTGGGAGTTCAGACGGACACGCAGGATACGGAAGGGAAGATCACTGAAAAATCGGACCGCATTGTTTCCGAAACAGAGATTCGAAATGTGCTCGGGCAATTGGTAGGCAGAAT
Encoded here:
- a CDS encoding translation initiation factor IF-2, translated to MAKKRVHELAKELGLENKDLIAHLERLGITVKSHASTLEDNEIERVKEDLQAKSPRQVVEERIKTTVIRRRTVRTPVEEAPAEETVEETKPAAEKAAPDSASGKEAVAAPAAPEVKKTKEEPSHVQPAAVAGEVKKEETPVKEETKPEQAEAAVPPVHEAPPAEPAVETKPVQPAPVILPVKIKQPPVILPVRPPMMSRHKITRPEEKKEIPAKAPIPKPGERIVPPPPEKIIKREFEKPKKKGKGPVEVFIEEEKEVPRRKVLEKKIEKKLKKVDEDREVIFGKWREEKKSAPVKMKKTEITVPKAIKRRIRVGETITTGELAKRMGVKVGEVINKLMGMGVMATINQSIDFDIITLVASEFSFQVEKAEVEFEDTMLKPEVASENLQPRAPIVTIMGHVDHGKTSLLDAIRQTNVIDGEAGGITQAIGAYHVHINGRDIVFLDTPGHEAFTAMRARGAQVTDIVVLVVAADDGVMDQTIEAINHSRVAGVPIIVAINKIDKPGADPEKIKQALTEHGLLSEQWGGDTIFCEVSAKKKTGIEELLEMILLQADVLELKADPDLSARGIIIEAKLDRGRGPVATVLIQQGTLREGDAFVSKTEFGRVRAMNNDQGRRVKEAGPAMPVEVIGFSSVPQTGAEFVCVEDEKKARNIAEYWIRKAREKELSASSKITLEQLYQKIKEGVKDLNVIIKADVQGSIEALSDALHKLSTEDVQMKVIHSSTGAISETDVMLASASNAIIIGFNVRPDARVSELASQEGVEIKLYDIIYNVIADVRAAMEGLLEPEYKEVVQGRAEVRELFKVPKVGIIAGCHVIDGKITRSAGVKLVRDSVVVFDGKILSLRRFKDDAKEVLTGFDCGIGIEGYNDIRVGDVIEAYIIETLERKL
- a CDS encoding ribosome-binding factor A, with translation MSSFKRADRVGELIMAEMADILLKVVKDPRLHAVTITAVKMTDDLRNARIYFVEMGKDECSKDVMAGLSKAKGFVRRELGHRLQLRLVPDIVFVHDKSFGYGNRIEKLLAGIAKQDEDNG
- a CDS encoding DHH family phosphoesterase; translation: MTSLSATATVLKNCWPESPNRMKIMVKEILAAISQGKKFLITAHVRLDGDALGSELALYLMLKDLGKEAVIYNQDPTPEHYRFLPAAEDIVHDLAHLERYDVAFILDCSELDRVGKIAEKVATIKTLINIDHHVSNGGFCKLRLLDPKASSTGELLYRLMRRMHVKMTKDICTNLYAAILTDTGGFRYSSTHQETLRAAGDLVEGGAEPQWISENIYENDPPAKIQLLSRVLETLTLDMENRTASLTVMWKHLQDTGATMEQTDGFVDIPRTVRGIDIAMLYTQMGEKQFKLSLRSKGKVNVEKIARKFGGGGHVNAAACRIDGDIEAIKLRVQEAVKEL
- a CDS encoding DUF503 domain-containing protein, producing MVIGYGIIQLRIPESGSLKEKRSVLNKIIKRVQNEFNISIAQVGDLDHHQFAEIGFAMTGNESRYINGKADHLLRFIGDLEVAEVLNSKMEIMVVSDFLEATDWEAGKYDE